From Paenibacillus sp. PL2-23:
TACAACGGTTCGCCGCGCATAGCGAGCTGATGAAGCTGGCGGCTGTCGAGATGATCAAGTCTGCTTACCTGGCGGAGCGGGAGTCCAGAAGTGTGCTGCAATTGCATGCCCAAATAGCTGGCCTGATTGATGCTGCCAAGGCGGAGGGAAGGCTGCGAAGCCGCTGGGACACAGCGGATATTGCGACCACGCTGGTCAGTGTTTATTTCCACACGATGATGTCCTGGACGCTGCTGGCCGCCTCACGGGAATCGATAGGAGATTCGCTGAGGAAGCATCTGCATGTAGTCTGGGATGGCATTGACACCGAATAGGGGGGACGCTGAGTGACCATCTTTATTATAGCTGCGGCATGTTGTTTGTTCGGGATCAGCTTGCTTCATATCTACTGGGCCTTCGGAGGAGCGTGGGGGGTAAAGGCCGTTATACCGGAACAGGAAGGCCAGCGCTCCTTCACCCCTAGCCGTGGAGTGACCTTGCTAGTGGCGGCAGCCGTCGGCGCAGCGGGCATACTCTTGCTCTTGGAGGCGGATCTCATGGGAGGGCTTCAGGGACCCCCTGTCATTGTGCGAGCCGGCGCCTGGATATGTGCGGCTGTGTTTGCGCTTCGAGTCATCGGGGAGTTTAACCGTTTTGGCCTATTTAAGAAACAACGCGATACGGTCTTTGCCCGCATGGATACGTTTCTCTATATTCCCTTAT
This genomic window contains:
- a CDS encoding DUF3995 domain-containing protein: MTIFIIAAACCLFGISLLHIYWAFGGAWGVKAVIPEQEGQRSFTPSRGVTLLVAAAVGAAGILLLLEADLMGGLQGPPVIVRAGAWICAAVFALRVIGEFNRFGLFKKQRDTVFARMDTFLYIPLCAALSLAYMLAIGMGG
- a CDS encoding TetR/AcrR family transcriptional regulator, with the protein product MLREARKAELKERLFQEALQLFCDKGYENVTVQEIASQCGIAKGTFFNYFARKEDILLYLGESQLEWLEQSAAQHQHVEEPKEQIWLVLNDLLQRFAAHSELMKLAAVEMIKSAYLAERESRSVLQLHAQIAGLIDAAKAEGRLRSRWDTADIATTLVSVYFHTMMSWTLLAASRESIGDSLRKHLHVVWDGIDTE